A single region of the Micropterus dolomieu isolate WLL.071019.BEF.003 ecotype Adirondacks linkage group LG02, ASM2129224v1, whole genome shotgun sequence genome encodes:
- the atp5mf gene encoding ATP synthase subunit f, mitochondrial, with product MIPCGELSAPVKMADRPVPVVEKRLMDVKLGELGSWLGGRDFTPNGIISAVRRGHDRYYNKYINVKKGGIGGVAMLLVGYVAISYLWEYDHIKHDRWRKYH from the exons ATGATTCCCTGCGGCGAGCTCTCTGCACCAGTCAAGATGGCGGACAGACCAG TTCCCGTGGTTGAGAAGCGACTGATGGACGTGAAACTGGGTGAGCTGGGAAGCTGGCTTGGAGGTCGAGACTTCACTCCAAATGGCATCATCTCAGCCGTCCGCCGGG GCCACGACAGATACTACAACAAGTACATTAACGTGAAGAAGGGAGGCATTGGTGGTGTAGCTATGCTGCTGGTTGGCTACGTGGCCATCAGCTACCTGTGGGAATATGACCACATCA AACACGATCGCTGGAGGAAGTACCACTAA
- the cpsf4 gene encoding cleavage and polyadenylation specificity factor subunit 4, translating into MQDLLATVDHIKFDLELAVQQQLGAQPLPFPGMDKSGSAVCEFFMRAACVKGGMCPFRHISGEKTVVCKHWLRGLCKKGDQCEFLHEYDMTKMPECYFYSKFGECSNKECPFLHIDPESKIKDCPWYDRGFCKHGPDCRHRHTRRVICVNYLVGFCPEGKSCKFMHPRFELPMGASEQPPLPQQTQNQTKPVPTIGRSSLSLIQLTNSSPGQRPQNHMQMNSVPQNNMTGNRGPRPLDQVTCYKCGEKGHYANKCTKGHLAFLSGQ; encoded by the exons ATGCAGGACTTACTGGCTACCGTGGATCACATCAAGTTTGACCTGGAACTCGCTGTGCAGCAGCAGCTAGGAGCACAGCCTCTGCCCTTCCCCGGCATGGACA AGTCCGGATCAGCTGTGTGTGAGTTCTTCATGAGAGCAGCTTGTGTGAAAG GTGGGATGTGTCCGTTCCGTCACATCAGTGGAGAGAAGACGGTGGTGTGTAAGCACTGGCTCAGAGGACTGTGTAAGAAGGGAGACCAGTGCGAGTTTCTCCATGAATACGACATGACCAAGATGCCagaatgctacttctactccaAGTTCG GTGAGTGTAGCAACAAGGAATGTCCATTCCTACACATTGATCCAGAGTCCAAGATCAAAGACTGTCCCTGGTATGACCGAGGCTTCTGCAAACACG GTCCTGactgcagacacagacacacaagacgAGTGATCTGTGTGAATTACCTGGTGGGCTTCTGTCCAGAAGGGAAGTCCTGTAAATTCATGCA TCCTCGTTTTGAATTACCTATGGGAGCTTCTGAACAGCCTCCTCTACCACAGCAAACTCAGAACCAGACAAAG CCTGTGCCTACCATCGGTCGCTCGTCGCTCTCTCTTATCCAGCTGACCAACTCCAGTCCAGGTCAGCGGCCGCAGAACCACATGCAGATGAATTCTGTTCCGCAAAATAACATGACTGGCAACAGAGGGCCTCGGCCGCTGGACCAGGTCACCTGCTACAAG TGTGGTGAGAAGGGTCACTATGCCAACAAATGCACTAAAGGCCATCTTgccttcctaagtggacagtaa